In Haladaptatus cibarius D43, the sequence GACACGGACGCATTTTCGAATTGCGGAGTTGGGCTGTTTCGCTTCGATGCCCACTTTTTCCAGCACGATACCTCGGCCTTGCGGCGCACCTTCGAGAGGGTCGGATTTCTCACCAAGACCACGCTCTCGTCGGGCGTAATCGGAGTCAGACCACCGGTGATTCTGGCGGTCTTTCTTCAGCTTCCGAGCCGCGTACTTACCGTTCGCCATTATGCTGTGGACTATTCGATGGAGCTACTTAAACGGTGTCTTTTGGGTTCGGCGTTACGCCCGCAGGTCGCTCGAAAGGGGTTGATAAAGCAATCTGAGCACGTTTCATTGAGTCTAAGCAGAGCCAATGGGTTCGTTGGACGACGTCGAGCGTACTTCACCAATTTCAACGAATAGAAAAACGAAAATCCATAGAAAACGCAGAAACGATTTCAATCAGGTCAACTGAATGTCATCTACGTCGAAATGACGTTCCGACAGCAGTTTCGCCGCCTCGATGTTGCGACCGCCAGCACCGATGGCGACCCCGGTGTCGGCCTGCGCGACTTCTGCGTAGGCCACCGTGTCGTCGTTCTCACTGATGGTGACATGGCGGACTTCCGCCGGAGCGAGCGCATTTGCGACGAACGTGTCCGCGCTGTCCGCGTCCTCCACCAGTTCTACGTTTGCGTCCAGACGATCTTCGACCGCCTGAACGCTCTCGCCGCCGGGGCCGATGGCTTGCGCCATCTCGCCTGACTTGACGACGAAGATGATGCGATTTGTATCTTCGCCATCGGTTTCTTCGTTCTCTTCGGTCAACACGATGCAATCACGGGCCGTCGCGCCCGTTTCGTCCTCGAAAAGGGCGATGTACTGGCGTGCCGTGTCGGAAAGAGTGACCGTCATCAGTCCGAAGGCTCTGCGCCGCGACTGACCGAACCCATCCGGAGGTCAACGTCACCCGTGCCGAGTTTGATTGGCTTGCCGACGATGACATTCTCGATGACGCCGTTCAAGTCGTCGATTTCGCCGTGGATGGCGGCATCGAGCAGGTGGTTCACCGTCACCTCGAATGCCGCGCGGGCAAGCACGGACTCCTTGCTTCCGGAGATACCGTGGCGACCGATGGATTCGATGGTGCCCCGGTTGGTCATGATGTCCGAAACCAACATTAGGTGTCGAACGTTCACGTCGCCAAGCCCCTGCTCTTCGAGGGTGTCCATCGTCTCTTCGATGATGGCCTCACGGGCCGCTTCGACGCCGAGGTTGCGGTAAATCTCGTGGATGTTGTTCGACGTGGTGCGCGAGGCGTCCACGCCGTCGATTTCGATAACGTCACCGAACGCGGAGCCTTCGGTGTAGAGGACGAACTCCTCGCCTCCGTCGTCCATCTTCTCCTTGCGGATGACAACGCGGGTGATGTCCTCGATTCCCTTGAAGACGATTTCGCGGAGTTCTTCGACCAACTGAAGGAGTTTGCGGTAACTCGGCTGGTCGGGGCCGAATTCGATAACCGTTCCCTGCTGATTCGTTTCGACGCCGAGACTGTCTTCGATGATGCCCGAGACTTCGTCCGGAGTAATCATCCGCTCTTCGAGCGTGTCCTCGTTCAGATTGATCGAGACAATCATGTCGGCGACGTTTGTGGAGATGTCACCGAGCGCCAGAATCTTCGTCGCCTCGATTTGCCAGACGACTTCGTGGGCGCGTTCGCGGTTGTCGGCGAACTCGTCGTCCAGATGCACCGTCATCATCGGTGTATCCGGCGTCTTCCGAGCGTCCACGAGTTCGATGAGTCGCGGAAGCCCTTGGGTCACGTCGATTTCCGCCACGCCCGCATAGTGGAACGTGTTCATCGTCATCTGCGTTCCCGGCTCCCCGATGGATTGGGCGCTCACCGTTCCGACCGGGTCGAGCGGGTCAACTCGCGTGTTGAAGTAGCGCGTTTCGACCGCGCGTGCGATTTCGTCCACTTGTTCGACGGAAATCCCGTCGCGCGATTCGATGGTTTCGTACACTTCGTCTTTGAGGCGTCGCGGAAGCTCCGTGTCCTCTACGATTGCCTCCATGTCGTCCGTAACTTCAGTCATCTGATTCCACCTGCCGTGCGTCGGCGTGTTCGGAGAGATTCGTCGGCGGTTGACGCTCGCCAAGGAACTCCAGTTTGCGGTTCTCGCTGTCGAACTCCTCGTCTATGACTTTATCCGCGATATGTTCCACGTCGATTGGGTTCTCCTCGTCGGAGGACACCCGAACCGGCGAGGTTCCGTCTTCACCGAACTCGAACTGAACGATGGTATCGCTGGTGTCGCGCACCGTACCATCGTACTGTGTTTCGAGTTCTGACAGCGCGTTAATCAGACGGCGCTGGAGGTACCCGGACTTGGAGGTACGAACTGCCGTGTCCACGAGTCCCTCTCGGCCACCCATCGCGTGGAAGAAGAACTCAAGCGGACTCAGGCCGCCAGTGTAGGAGTTCTCCACGAAGCCGTGAGCGTCCGCGGACAAGTCGTCCGCTTGGAAGTGGCTGAGCGTGCGGTCTTCGTAGCCGCGGTTGATTCGCTCGCCCCGAACTGCCTGCTGGCCGACACAGCCAGCCATCTGGGTCAGGTTCAGGAGCGACCCACGCGCACCGGATTCGGCCATGATGACTGCCGGATTGTCGTCCGCGAAGTGGTCTTCCGCGATGTCACCAGCAGAGTCGCGGGCCTTCCCGAGCGTCTGCATGATTTTCATTTCGAGCGTCTCGTCCACCGTTCGCCCCGGCAGTGATTCGAGTTCGCCGTTCTCGTAGGTCGTGATGAGGTCTTGGACGCGCTCGTAGGCGTTGTCGATTGCTTCGTCGATTTGCTCTTGGGCCGTCGTGGAAATCGTTTCGTCGTCGATAGCGATGGAGAAGCCAAAGTGCATGATGGCACGCATCGCCAGCGTTGCGACTTCGTTGATGAAGTGACGGGCGCGGGTTTCGCCGTACGCCTTCGTAATGGTATCGACGATTTCCCCGCCGAACGCACCGACTGCGTCCTCGTCAATCGTTCCGCTAACGTGTTGGCCATTTTCGATGACGACGGTGTCGCCAGCCGAACTCGTAAATTCGAGTTCCAGTCCGTCAGGCAGGAGTTCCGAGAACAGCGTCCGGCCAGTCCAGTACGGCGTTCCGTCCTCTTCCTCACCATCGGGTTCCGGCAGTTCGTCGATTCGAGTCGCACGAAGCAGGTCGAGTGCCTGCGTCTCGTTGAACTGCGGGTTCTCGTGCGTGAGCAGATACGTTCCGGAGATGTGGTCTTGAATCGCGCCGATGATGTTCTCACCGAAGCGCGGGGACAGGATTTGTTCCTGCACGCGCATGAGTACGCGCGCCTCCGCGCGTGCCTCCTCGTTCTGAAGGGCGTGCATGTTCATCTCGTCCCCGTCGAAGTCCGCGTTGTACGGCGGGCAGACGACAGTGTTCAGCCGGAACGTCTTGTACGGCATCACGACCACTTCGTGGGCCATGATGGACATCCGGTGCAGGGACGGCTGCCGGTTGAAGATGACGATGTCGCCGTCGACCAGATGGCGGTTGACTTCCCATCCGGGTTCGACCTTCTCCGACAGTTCCTCGCAGTTCTTTTCCGTAACTTTGAGTCGTCGTCCGTCGGGTCGTTTGACGTAGTTCGCACCCGGATGACCTTCCGGTCCGTTTTGAACGTATCGCTGCGCTTCCTCGATGTTGCGCGGCGTGACGTTCATCGTCTGAGTCATCTCACGGGCGACGCGCTGTGGCACACCGACTTCGTTCAGCGAGAGCGTCGGGTCGGGCGAAATGACGGTACGCGCCGAGAAGTTTACACGCTTTCCGGACAGCGAACCACGGAAGCGACCTTCCTTACCCTTCAGTCGCTGTGAGAGCGTCTTCAGCGGACGCCCGGAGCGGTGGCGGGCGGGTGGCGTTCCCGAAATCTCGTTGTCCATGAACGTCGTGACGTGGTACTGGAGCAGTTCCCACAAGTCCTCGATAATCAGCTGTGGGGCACCAGCCTCACGGTTCTCCATGAACCGCTGGTTGATGCGGATGATGTCCACCAGTTTGTGGGTGAGGTCGTCCTCGGAACGCTGGCCATTGTCCAGCGTAATCGACGGACGGGCCGTCACCGGCGGAACTGGCAGAACGGTGAGAATCATCCACTCGGGACGCGAGCGGTCGGAGTCGATACCGAGCGCTTCGATGTCCGAATCCGGAATGTCCTCGAACCAGTCGCGGATGTCCGAGGGCATCAATTTGTTCATGTCCTCGGTGGTGAGGTCGATGGAAAGTGCCTTCTCGATGGCTTTCCGGTCTTCCTCTCGTGGACGGAACTCTCCCGAAATTATTTGGTTGATACGCGAGAGGTCGATGTCCGTCTGCTCCGCGAGTTCCGGCGGCGCGATTGGGTCGCGGTCTTCGTCTTCTTCGCCTTCCTCGTCCCGACCTTGCATCGCCGACGCGATGCGCTCCGAGTACTCGCTCGTGAGAACCTGTTGTACCTCGTAGTAGGTCGTCGGTTTCTCGTGGTTGATGTCGTACTGAACTTCGCCACAGTGCGGACAGCGGTCTTTCTTGCGGGC encodes:
- a CDS encoding NusA-like transcription termination signal-binding factor, which gives rise to MTVTLSDTARQYIALFEDETGATARDCIVLTEENEETDGEDTNRIIFVVKSGEMAQAIGPGGESVQAVEDRLDANVELVEDADSADTFVANALAPAEVRHVTISENDDTVAYAEVAQADTGVAIGAGGRNIEAAKLLSERHFDVDDIQLT
- the rpoA2 gene encoding DNA-directed RNA polymerase subunit A'', whose protein sequence is MTEVTDDMEAIVEDTELPRRLKDEVYETIESRDGISVEQVDEIARAVETRYFNTRVDPLDPVGTVSAQSIGEPGTQMTMNTFHYAGVAEIDVTQGLPRLIELVDARKTPDTPMMTVHLDDEFADNRERAHEVVWQIEATKILALGDISTNVADMIVSINLNEDTLEERMITPDEVSGIIEDSLGVETNQQGTVIEFGPDQPSYRKLLQLVEELREIVFKGIEDITRVVIRKEKMDDGGEEFVLYTEGSAFGDVIEIDGVDASRTTSNNIHEIYRNLGVEAAREAIIEETMDTLEEQGLGDVNVRHLMLVSDIMTNRGTIESIGRHGISGSKESVLARAAFEVTVNHLLDAAIHGEIDDLNGVIENVIVGKPIKLGTGDVDLRMGSVSRGAEPSD
- a CDS encoding DNA-directed RNA polymerase subunit A' — protein: MATNQTPKEIGSISFGLMDPEEYREMSATKIITADTYDDDGFPIDMGLMDPRLGVIDPGLECKTCGQHSGSCNGHFGHIELAAPVIHVGFTKLIRRLLRGTCRDCSRLLLTEEEQEKYHSMLTRTRELGNDLTDVTKAAIREARKKDRCPHCGEVQYDINHEKPTTYYEVQQVLTSEYSERIASAMQGRDEEGEEDEDRDPIAPPELAEQTDIDLSRINQIISGEFRPREEDRKAIEKALSIDLTTEDMNKLMPSDIRDWFEDIPDSDIEALGIDSDRSRPEWMILTVLPVPPVTARPSITLDNGQRSEDDLTHKLVDIIRINQRFMENREAGAPQLIIEDLWELLQYHVTTFMDNEISGTPPARHRSGRPLKTLSQRLKGKEGRFRGSLSGKRVNFSARTVISPDPTLSLNEVGVPQRVAREMTQTMNVTPRNIEEAQRYVQNGPEGHPGANYVKRPDGRRLKVTEKNCEELSEKVEPGWEVNRHLVDGDIVIFNRQPSLHRMSIMAHEVVVMPYKTFRLNTVVCPPYNADFDGDEMNMHALQNEEARAEARVLMRVQEQILSPRFGENIIGAIQDHISGTYLLTHENPQFNETQALDLLRATRIDELPEPDGEEEDGTPYWTGRTLFSELLPDGLELEFTSSAGDTVVIENGQHVSGTIDEDAVGAFGGEIVDTITKAYGETRARHFINEVATLAMRAIMHFGFSIAIDDETISTTAQEQIDEAIDNAYERVQDLITTYENGELESLPGRTVDETLEMKIMQTLGKARDSAGDIAEDHFADDNPAVIMAESGARGSLLNLTQMAGCVGQQAVRGERINRGYEDRTLSHFQADDLSADAHGFVENSYTGGLSPLEFFFHAMGGREGLVDTAVRTSKSGYLQRRLINALSELETQYDGTVRDTSDTIVQFEFGEDGTSPVRVSSDEENPIDVEHIADKVIDEEFDSENRKLEFLGERQPPTNLSEHADARQVESDD